ctagctttagaaccaatagacattttttgcaagctttagaaccaatagacatttttttgcaagctttagaaccaatagacatttttttgcaagctttagaaccaatagacacacattttgcaagctttagaaccaatagacatttttgcaagctttagaaccaatagacattttttttgcaagctttagaaccaatagacctttttttgcaagctttagaaccaatagacattttttttgcaagctttagaaccaatagacacattctgcaagcattttagaaccactaagggcacttacatttgagtagatatgtgttcattcacagctcagagaaacatgatcctctgccttcctccagcttgcatacactgattgaggcacaccacttcctggttttatagtccctcccccctgccgccagcgggggcagcagagagaatggggaattttgtaaaaacattaatatctcaaaTTTTTAGTCGACGGGAATaaccctcggcacacatgcggcggaggggggctctgagcaaggtggccaaaaatgacggccgtaggtggcggcgttctctcgaaaatcgcagcacagattgccaaaaccggtcaagaacagagttttagtaatatagattaaaggATTGGaaccgctagatgcaggaaaaatgtttctgatgttgggagagtccagagctaggggtcatagtttaagaataaggggtcggccatttaggactgagatgagggttaGACGGCGGTCGTGAAATAGCGGCGAGATCGAGTGTCGGAGAGCGGGCGGTGAGTGCTTGCATGCCCACGAGGGGGGAGAGCTCTCCTTAATttgcagaattcaatgttcatgtcatcaggctgtaagctatgaggtgctgttcatccagtttgtgtgtcgcctcactctggcaatggaggaggcccaggacagaaagatcagtgtgggaatgggaaggggagttaaaatggttggcagctgggagatccagcaggccataGCGGACCGAACGCAAGTGaagggtgaaatgcacgcctcgtctagatacatggaacagcaggtgctggtttacaaaaggagaCACAATCTCGTGGAGTAACTTGCacttctggagagcatggacagacaacattctgggtcaggacccttcttcagactacttgatctggggggtggagaaagttggaaaggagaggtgggagtggtcgcttTAGATTCCCTTCcttctacagatgcggcctgacccactgagttcctccaccgttttagagggaatgaacagacaacattttgagaggacccttcttcgggctgattggtgagggtggggggaggaagctggaaaagagagatgggggctgggcAAAacgtggcaaatgataggtggacacaaaatgcgggagtaactcagcgggacaggtagcatctctagagagaaggaatgggtgacgtttcaggttgagacccttcttcagaagtgataggtggatataggtgagggagacacaagaaattgcagatgctggaatcttgcatagaacacaatttaattagatgcacagaatctcttgcccagagtgggggaatcgaggaccagaggacctgggttcaaagtgaaggggaaaagatttaataggaatttgacaggtaactttttcacacaaatagtggtgggtgtatggaacaagctgccagtggagatagttgaggctgggactattaccacactgtttccacactgtatgactgtgactaacacaaagtgctgcagtaactcagtgggtcaggcaacatttgtggagaatgtggataggtgacatttcacagactgctggagtaactcagcgggtcaggcagcaactctggagaacatggatagatgacattttgggttgggacccttcttcagactgttagcaGTTGAGGGGATAATTGACAGATGAGTGGAGTAAatgacagaggcgagggaaaataaggagataaaatgatgtgagataaggagacagaaatgtatatgtgcagcattAAGGGACAtttgtcaggtagcatttggcgtattgcatacagttctggacactccattacaggactgatgtggaggctttggggaaggtgcagagatggttaaccagaatagcCACCAGGGGCGCCAGAGAGATTGCAGCCCTGCCGGTAGTCTTCGTTTTTTctaatctttttgttatttttagcgtttgttaaaagtttattttaatgtactttggtttgttttatgtggggagagggggacgggatcgggggaaactttttttcaaattcCTACCTTCtcggagatgtgatcatttttggattacattctccgggctctgcggcctaccatcgctggagctggaggcctcctcggactgtcgtgagccccaccgcggggcgcgtacttaacatcggagcgaatcccttgtctgggatcgctcccaccgcggcctgcggactcacTATCGAGGGCTCGCAGTCCCGGTAGAGGCGGAGTCGGAagatccaacgccgcagaaggttcgaccagccccgacgcgaggttcgatcgcccggcgcaggggagctgacaaccccctgatgcaggagctgaacgcctcaacgtggagggcccgaacgccgcaagCTACGGGGgtgaagatcgtcccgtcaacagagggctcgaggtccccgaccgaggaagaacaaaaggaaggactttaactttatttcgccttccgtcacagtgaggaatgtgtaggagtcactgtggtggatgttcatgttaaaatgtgtttttgagtctgttgcttttaattgtatgactgacctggccagtgaaattcctcgtatggtgcaaaacatacttggcaaataaaatctgattctgattaaaaacaaggaactgcagatgctggtttacaaaaaaggacacataatgctggagtaactcagcgggacaggcagcatctctggagagaaggaatgggttacctgttccttccagcattttctatctacCTAAACAACTCCTATCCATGTTGCGGTGTGCTAGCAAGCTGGAGGAgctggcaaaggccttgccacagagcgggcagttgaaggggcgctggccgttGTGGATTCGCCGGTGCCCCAGCAggtggtgaagcccttaccacaggacgggcaggtgaagggacgctcaccgctgtggggacgccggtgctgccacaggctggacatgcggatgaaacccttgccacactcagcggcaaggctctctctccggtgtgtatcaactcaccatcctccccctcccccttccccacacccctcgACCCCCACgtcctccctcactcccttccccaaccccccccaccccttcaagCATGCGTTAGTAATGCCCTGTTTGCCAACTTGTTgacctgtgttcccctcctgcagggcttAGGAGCTGgacagagagacggggacgtgagcgaccattgagggcggccagggtgccggtgagccccccccccccccaatctgctcggcgtgcgggctgagcttctgcggaggaccacatgacgggccaCAATAAGGAGAAGcgatatgagtgcgacgtgtgtggcaaggtctGGCAGCAGCAGAGCAAGCTGAAGGTCCACCAGCGGGTGcatacgggagaacgccccttcgactgctcggaatGCGGCAAGAACTTCACCCGCTACGAGACCCTGCTGCGGCACAACCAGTTGCACTCCGGCGAgaagcccttcacctgctcccactgcggcaagAGTTTCAAGACGTCGAATTACCTGAAGATCCACCGGcgagtgcacacgggcgagaggccCTATGGTTGCTCcacgtgcggcaagagctttgcccagttatatgggctgcaggagcaccagcgggtgcacacgggcgagaagccctatggctgctccacctgcggcaagagctttgcccgggCTACGGGGCTAATGCAGCACAGgcaggtgcacagcagtgagcggcccttccccTGCTCTgactgtggcaaaggcttcaagtcgtccacagaCCTGTTgttgcacaggcgcctgcacaccggggatcGGCCGTACACCTGcggcgactgcggcaaaggctttgcCCAGTCATCGGGGCTGTTgcggcaccggcgggtgcacagcagtgagcggcccttcacctgctccgactgtggcaaaggcttcaagtcgtccacggacctgaaggtgcacaggcgcctgcacaccggtgAGCGGCCCTGCAAATGCTCCgaatgcggcaaaggcttcatgtGGTCTtcggacctgaaggtgcacaggcgcctgcacaccggggagtgcCCCTACAACTGCAGCGTCTGCGGCACGGGCTTCACGTCGTCCtcggacctgaaggtgcacaggcgccagCACActggtgagcgcccctacacctgcagcgactgtggcaagggcttcacccgctccgacagcCTAATGGAgcaccagctcacccacactggcgagcacccctacacctgtgaccagtgcggcaagggcttcaccctcccctccaggctgctgtcccacctgcgggtgcacgccggcgaccgtctcttccccagcccggtgtgtagaGGGCGTTTTGCCAcgacctcccacgccctgtctcaccaccacgtgcacaccagtagccaaccctacgactgcccgtactgcagtGAGGCGTTTGATAGCTTGCGGGGGTTGCGGCATCACCGGCGTGCCCATGCCAGCGAGCGGCTGTTCCCACCGCTGCACGGGGGCAgttacacaccagagagagaccctttgtgtgcgctgagtgtggcaaggtttTCACCTGTATTTCAGCCTGTGGCAGCGCTGACGGGTGAAACCACCCACTcagcccccccactccccactcacccctccccccactcaaccACTCACCCCCCTTTACCCACTCAGCCCCCCTCACACCCCggcggaaaaacgggagcacaccgggacatgtTGAATcaattgtgatcttattgaatgacaatattgGTTCAAGGGACCATTTGGGGGTAGAGTTCCTTTCGCAgcttgtggggagtctggccaggggtgaagttgcagggagggcaagagcgttgagaaggaaggggtcggggatcatgccagtaactcgaTTACTCAccactccgggcgcggagccacagccttgtggctggggagggaagtagctcgggtggctgcggccCGCTCAccactggcagtgctctccgtctgaacacctctctcagccacttcccgcaaatccttaaattctgacTGCCGCTGGGAGCAgtacatggcctcacttgctgcgctgggtgatactgcccggtccgtgtctttcaatgcagaccggacagtgaggggaccagctcaagagcaaaggccACAGAGCAGAGCGGGttggcgggcgatggataacaggacagcgggcagtggagcttactcctgtgtcagcgcgaacaagggaccaattgaggttattcacgctgacacaggagtaagctccactgcccgctgtcctgttatccatcgcctgctgacccgctcttgagctggttgctTCCCGTAATTTTGCCGCTGGCCAGACTtcccacacactgtgaaaggatCTCTCACCCCCAACAGCGGCGCtgaccttttacagccgcttcccatcgtcCTTGATGTTgcagtactgagggatagccaagtctatctttcttggctaacaacctaaccttcggcctccaagatgcaggtactattatttgaatggtggccgattaggaaaaggggagatgcaacgagacctgggtggcatggtacaccagtcattaaaagtaggcatgcaggtgcagcaggcagtgaagaaagcgaatggtatgttggcaatcatagcaaaaggatttgagtataggagcagggaggttctactgcagttgtacatggtcttggtgagactacacctggagtattgcatacagttttggtctcctaatctgaggaaagacattcttgccatagagggagtacagagaaggttcaccagatagactctgcttgtactcgctagaatttagaagattgaggggggattttatagaaacgtacaaaattcttaaggggttggacgggctagatgcaggaagattgttcccgatgttggggaagtccagaacaaggggtcacagtttaaggataaaggggaaatcttttaggaccgagatgaggaaaacatttttcacacaaagagtggtgaatctctggaattctctgtcacagaatgtagttgaggctagttcattggctatatttaagggggagttagatgtggcccttgtggctaaagggatcagggggtttggagagaaggcaggtacgggatactgagttggatgatcagccatgatcatattgaatggcggtgcaggctcgaagggctgatggcctactcctgcacctattttctatgtttctatgtctatgtttctatgtacattttCGTGCCTTAATTTTggctaaaaaatagcgtcttcattgctgggaaatacggtatttaaaaatatattgctcAAATAAATCTACTTACATTATttgtacacgaactccattcttctctctttgtttgttAAGATAATGGCAGTCAATGTTTGAAAAACccaccaagaaacttgcgctgtgcATGCGCATTAggctgctgcgcatgcgcagtacgcagtccacggtgcaaagcagaatttcagctgccttcagctccccttgtcatGAAGGTTTGAAGCAGTGTCGACGGCACGTGAGCTGCACATACTTTTGTATATTACTTGTACTGTGCATGAAAGACACGGCAAattattaccatataaccatataacaattacagcacagaaacaggccatctgggcccttctagtccgtgccaaacacttactctcacctagtcccatctacctgtactcagaccataaccctccattcctttcccgtccatacacccatccaatttatttttaaatgataaaatcaaacctgcttccaccacttccactggaagctcattccacacagctaccactctgagtaaagaagttccccctcttgttacccctaaacgtttgtcccttaattctcaaatcatgtcgtcttgtttgaaacttccctactctcaatgcaaaaagcttatccatgtcaactctgtctatccctctcataaattTAAagtcctctatcaagtcccccgcttaaccttctgcgctccaaagaataaagacctatcttgttcaacctttctctgtaactttggtgctgaaacccaggcaacattctagtaaatctcttttgtactctattttgttgacatctttcctataatttggcgaccaaaattgtataccatactccagaattggcctcaccaatgccttgtacaattttaacattacatcccaacttctatagtcaatGCTCTGatatataaaggccagcacaccaaaagctttctttaccaccctatcaacatgagattccaccttcagggaactatgcacagttattcgtagatccctctgttcaactgcattcctcaattcgctaccatttaccatgtacgtcctattttgatttgtcctgccaagatgtagcacctcacacttatcagcattaaactccatctgccatctttcagcccactcttccaaatggcataaatctctctgtagacttcaaatctacttaattatccacaacaccacctatcttagtatcatctgcatacttactaatccaatttaccgtaccatcatccagatcattgatgtatatgacaaacaacagtggacccaatacAGATCCCtgaggtgccccactagtcactggcctccaacctgacaaacagccatccaccattactctctggtatctcccattcagccactgttgaatccatcttgctactccaccattaatacccaacaattgaactgaagtccatatagacaacatccactgctttactctcatcaatttccctagtaacctcttcaaaaaattcaagaagattagtcaaatttGTTCCCAATCAGACCGTTTATCcagattatgcctacctaagagatcaatCTCGTGCCTGCTCAGAGCATTGCGTACAAGAGTTAGTTAGGACGTAATGTTGGAGCTGCTGTACAAaagatgttggtgtgtgtgtggggcaatACTTGGATGTGAGTGTTGTGTGCTGCTATTCTGGTCACCCAACTAcaagtagaaacatataaaattataaaaggactggacaagctagatgcaggaaaaatgttcccaatgttgggcgagtctagaaccagggaccacaatcttataataaaggggaggccatttaagaggtgagaacaaactttttcacccatagagttgtgattttgtggaattccctgccacagacggcaagtcactggatggattttaagagagagttagatagagctctaggggctagtggaatcaagggatatgtggagaaggcaggcacgggttattgattggggatgatcagccatgatcacaatgaatggcggtgctggctcgaagggccgaatggccttctgctgcacctaatttctatgtttctatttaagcaTTCATTGTTAGAAGCAGTGAGTGGCGAAAAGATTCACAAGAGTGTTTATTGGTGCTGCAGTGAGTGAGTGCTTGTGTTATAAGGAAAGACTTGATCTGCTGGGACTTCACTCCCCAAACTGGACCAAAGGAAGCTGAAGGGTAAGTGGGTGGGTGACCTTTTAGAAGTATAGatttaaaactagactaagtgggacccaatgGGGCCCAGTCACactggaggcctggttccccaatgcaacccattccccaatgcaatatttcaccactcacctgttcccccaacgcaacagcGGGAGCGtgtaagagggggggggagggtgggtagtgtggggggagggtttaggggagggggtgtgtaggggagggggtgtgtaggggagggggtgtgtaggggagggggggtgtcggggagggggtgtaggggaggggggttgtcggggagggggggaggggttgtaggggagggggatgtagtggagggggtgagtgggctCACCGGTTCCCATGTCAAAGTtcatttcttaaaaagcagatagccacaaaaactgttaaaggtaaaccgtggcaatctttaattgattcgtcagacgggagtggcaaatCTACAATGAGTataaacgttgctcagtgcttatcCGGCTCCACTAACAGAACAAATGAGAGTTAGAACATTgtccttatcagtaaaacactcctaccaagtatcAATATGGCATgcctgaaagattctgtagcctttcagaatataagaaAAGTTGGGTCCAAATCAACCCCaatcaataacaagttattacttatctctggagcgtcagttatttttttcaatcttggctttttTATGGCCTTGAATGAAGCTCATGTTATTAttgcaggctgccatcttaatgtctttattgaaaagccaacctgtcctccatattgtgttccatataatttaaaaagtcattcagacttggcaccgagcctttCTTTTGTTttactagaccatgcttttgtggaagaacgactccattttagatttgcctattagataacatataacatataacatataacaattacagcacggaaacaggccatctcggccctacaagtccgtgccgaacaacttttttcccttagtcccacctgcctgcactcataccataaccctccattcccttctcatccatatgcctatccaatttatttttaaatgataccaacgaacctgccgccaccacttccactggaagctcattccacaccgctaccactctctgagtaaagaagttccccctcatgttacccctaaacttttgtcccttaattctgaagtcatgtcctcttgtttgaatcttccctattctcaaagggaaaagcttgatcacatcaactctgtctatccctctcatcattttaaagacctctatcaagtccccccttaaccttctgcgctccagataataaagacctaacttattcaacctatctctgtaacttagttgttgaaacccaggcaacattctagtaaatctcctctgtactctctattttgttgacatccttcctataattgggcgaccaaaattgtacaccatactccagatttggtctcaccaatgccttgtacaattttaacattacatcccagcttctatactcaatgctctgatttataaaggctagcataccaaaagctttctttaccaccctatctatatgagattccaccttcaaggaactatgcacggttattcccagatccctctgttcaactgtattcttcaattccctaccatttatcatgtacgtcctattttgatttgtcctgccaaggtgtaacacctcacatttatcagcattaaactccatctgccatctttcagcccatttttccaaatggcctaaatcactctgtagactttggaaatcctcttcattatccacaacaccccctatcttggtatcatctgcatacttactaatccaatttaccaccccttcatccagatcattgatgtacatgacaaacaacaaaggacccaacacagatccctgaggcaccccactagtcacctgcctccaacccgacaaacagccatccaccattaccctctggcttctcccattcagccactgctgaatccatcttgctattcctacatttatacccaacagtttaaccttcttaaccaaccttccatgaggaaccttgtcaaaggccttactaaagtccatatagacaacatccactgctttaccctcgtcaatttccctagtaacctcttcaaaaaattcaagaagattagtcaaacatgaccttccaggcacaaatccatgttgactgttcctaatcagaccctgtttatccaaatgcttatatatattatctctaagtatcttttacattaatttgcccaccactgaagtcaaactaacaggtctataattgctaggtttagtcttagaaccctttttaaacaatggaacaacatgcgcagtacgccaatcctcggggactattcccgtttctaatgacgtttgaaatatttctgtcatagccccggctatttctacactaacttccctcaatgtcctagggaatatcctgtcaggacctggagacttatccacttttatatttttcaaaagtgtcagtacttcttttactttgaaactcatagtatccataactactctactcgtttcccttacctcacataattcaatatccttctccttggtgaataccgaagaaaagaaattgttcaatatctcccccatctcttttggctctgcagatagctgcccactctgtttctccaa
This DNA window, taken from Amblyraja radiata isolate CabotCenter1 chromosome 38, sAmbRad1.1.pri, whole genome shotgun sequence, encodes the following:
- the LOC116966832 gene encoding zinc finger protein 239-like, producing the protein MTGHNKEKRYECDVCGKVWQQQSKLKVHQRVHTGERPFDCSECGKNFTRYETLLRHNQLHSGEKPFTCSHCGKSFKTSNYLKIHRRVHTGERPYGCSTCGKSFAQLYGLQEHQRVHTGEKPYGCSTCGKSFARATGLMQHRQVHSSERPFPCSDCGKGFKSSTDLLLHRRLHTGDRPYTCGDCGKGFAQSSGLLRHRRVHSSERPFTCSDCGKGFKSSTDLKVHRRLHTGERPCKCSECGKGFMWSSDLKVHRRLHTGECPYNCSVCGTGFTSSSDLKVHRRQHTGERPYTCSDCGKGFTRSDSLMEHQLTHTGEHPREWQIYNEYKRCSVLIRLH